The Cystobacter ferrugineus genome includes the window CAGCAGGTCCGCGCGTACGCGCACCAGCCCCTCGTCATAGGCCACGGGCCCGGGCAGCGAGCCCGTCAACACGCCCTTCTCCTGGGGCAGCCCCTCCAGCGCGCGCACGCCCACGTCCGAGCGGTTGACGATGGCGCGGGGCTTGTACAGCTCCGTGAGCAGCTCCACGAACATCGCCTTGCGCTGCTCGGTGCCGGGGATGAGGAACTGCACGCTCACGCAGTCGCCGTAGCGGTCCACCACGAGCCCGGGCAACAGGTCCGCCTCGCCGTGCACCACGCGGTACGTGGTTTCGCCGGGCAGGGCGCGCTGGCGCATCGCGTCCGCGAGGGCCAGACGCTGGCGGAAGAAGTCCGTGTCCACCGGCACGTCCTCGTAGGACAGCCAGCGCAGGGAGATCTTCGACTGCTTCGAATAGAAGGCCTTGCCGAGGAACCAGCCCCGGCCATCGACCACGCGCACCACCTCGCCGCCCTCCAGGGCGGGGTCGCCGTTGAGGTCGGCGCGGTAGATCCACGGGTGACCCGCCTGCCAGCGCTCGACGCCCCGGCGCACGAGTGACACCTGGGGCAGCCCGTCCGGCCCGATGTCCGGCGTGGTGCGATCCGGGGCGACCTGCTCGGGGCGGTGCGAGGGGCGTTTGCGGCCGGCGGGGGCGGGACCGGGGCGGCGATCAGGACGGGGACCGAAGGGGGGCTTGGGCATGGCTTCAGGCGCGTATACTCCAACCCGCGTGAGATACGACCTGCTCCTTCAATCCATGGTCCCCGGGACTCCTTTCGACGGCGCCCGGCTCGAGACGCTCCTGGTTGCCCGGGGGGCGAAGGCCCTGCCGGGCGGTGGGCATGCCTGGCTCCTGGAACAGGGGTCGGTGGAGGTGCACCCGCTGCGCGAGGGCGGCCAGTGGGTGGCCACCGAGTTGCGCGTGCCCCTGTCGGACCGGGATACCCTGGTGCGCGAGGTGGTGTCCCAGGCGGCGGAGCTGGCGAAGGAGGCCGAGATGCGCCTCTTCGACCCCCAGCTCGGGCGCGAGCTGTCCGCTCACGACACCCAGGTGGTGGCGGACCAGTACCAGCGCACGGCCCGCTACGCGAGTGAGATGCTCGGGCTGGCCTCGGCCATGCCCATGCCCTCGGCGACGGAGAACCAGGGCTTCCAGCCGACCACCCGGTGGGTGCTGACCGTGCTGGGCTTCTTCTTCGTGCTGTACCTGGTGGTCAACTGGATGAGTGGCCAGCTCAACGGAGAGTGAGCGCCGCGTGGTCGGCTTCACGGGCGTACGGGGTCCGGGCGCATTAGGTTGGGCGGGTGTCCAGGTTCCTCTTGCCGCTCGTGCTCCTGCCGTTCGTGGAGCTTTACCTGTTGTCGCTCATCGCTCGTGAGGTGGGGGTCGTCCCCATGCTCGCCCTGGTGCTCCTCTCGGGCGTGATTGGCGCCTCGCTGGCCCGGAGGGAGGGGCTGCGGGTGCTGCGCCGCTGGCAGGAGTCCGTGGCCCAGCGCCGGGTGCCCGAGGAAGGGCTGCTGGGGGGCGTGCTCGTCCTCGCGGGCGGCCTGCTGCTGGTGCTCCCGGGCGTGGTGTCCGACGTCCTGGGCCTGCTCCTGCTGCTGCCTCCCACGCGCCGCATCGTGGCCGGCTGGGTGCGCCGGGGCGTCGAGCGCCGCATGGCGTCCGGCTCCATCCGCGTGACGACGTTCTCGACGGGCCCCTTTCCCGGTGGTCCGTTCGGGCCGCCCCCGGTGGACTCGCCCTTTCCTCCGGAGTCCCCCCGCCAGCCCCGCATCGAGCGCGGCGCGGGCCCCGAGGTGGATGCCGAGTTCACCGAGGAGAAGGGACGGGAGTAGCGAGAGCGCTACGGCTGGATGGGCAGGGCCTGGTACTCGCGCACCCAGAGCTTCAGCGAGCCCTGGCAGAAGCCGCCCAGCCGCTGGCAGTCCAGCTCCCGCTGCTCCTTCAAGGCGAGCGTCCCCTCGAACAGGAGCGCGCCTTGTGTGTCGCGCAGCCGCAGGTGCACGTGCTCGTCCTGGGTCCACTGCACCTCGGAGTTGAGCACGAGGCGCTTGCCACCCAGCTCGAACGCCACGGGAATGTGCTCCGAGGGGGAGAGCGTGTACACGCCGGTGACGAGGGGGTGTTGCAGCAGCAGTTGCAGGGGCCGCTGGTGCTCCTCGGCCGAGGGCATCGTCAGGGCGTACTGGCCGGTGATCTTCAGCGCCAGGAGGTCCAGGGTGGGGGCGTGCTCCTTGGCCAGGGGCTTCACCTGGAGCTGCTTCCGGGGGCCTTGCACGAGGGCGATGGCGCCCTGGGTGGTCCGGATGACGCCCGAGCAGGTGTCCTCGGGACAGTGGAGGGTGAGGCGCCAGTCGGCTCCGGCGTCCGGGCAGGACTCGGGCACCTTCACCTGGCCCTGGGCCTTGGGGGTGAGCAGGAGGCTCTGGTTGGCGCGGGAAGGACAGCGGAAGTCCACGTCCACTTCGAGCGCGGTGACCT containing:
- a CDS encoding FxsA family protein, encoding MSRFLLPLVLLPFVELYLLSLIAREVGVVPMLALVLLSGVIGASLARREGLRVLRRWQESVAQRRVPEEGLLGGVLVLAGGLLLVLPGVVSDVLGLLLLLPPTRRIVAGWVRRGVERRMASGSIRVTTFSTGPFPGGPFGPPPVDSPFPPESPRQPRIERGAGPEVDAEFTEEKGRE
- a CDS encoding class I SAM-dependent rRNA methyltransferase, whose translation is MPKPPFGPRPDRRPGPAPAGRKRPSHRPEQVAPDRTTPDIGPDGLPQVSLVRRGVERWQAGHPWIYRADLNGDPALEGGEVVRVVDGRGWFLGKAFYSKQSKISLRWLSYEDVPVDTDFFRQRLALADAMRQRALPGETTYRVVHGEADLLPGLVVDRYGDCVSVQFLIPGTEQRKAMFVELLTELYKPRAIVNRSDVGVRALEGLPQEKGVLTGSLPGPVAYDEGLVRVRADLLEGQKTGSFLDQRENHVMASQYAFGEALDCFSYVGGFALQLATRARSVTAVEISDVAAAQLRANAAANKLSNVDVVVANAFDYLRDALDEGKRFDTIVLDPPSFAKNKDAIPGALRGYKEINLRAIQLLRPGGYLISASCTYHIDEQGFEDMLASAAADAKRRVQIVEKRGAGKDHPVLLNLRETRYLKCFVLRVL